A part of Acidimicrobiales bacterium genomic DNA contains:
- a CDS encoding ThuA domain-containing protein has protein sequence MARTDAYLVCGGRYHDIDFARLELLKLLAELPDVKTRVAGDFRDTGAIAGCDLLVTYTCDVRPSPDEQEALRAWVAGGGRWLALHATNAAFEPPPSFPGTFATPRAFPVFAEVLGSQFLSHPAIAPYTVTVSDPSHPLVAGIEPFEATDELYLCEYHGDLHPLLETRWTGTTVGFEEAEWTADEPRLVMYERPLGKGAVLYLTLGHCRGRYDMQEFVPEWPVVERGSWELPVFYELLRRGLRWAARSPEPAPAGG, from the coding sequence GTGGCGCGAACCGACGCCTACCTGGTCTGTGGGGGCCGCTACCACGACATCGACTTCGCTCGCCTCGAGCTGCTGAAGCTGCTCGCCGAGCTGCCGGACGTGAAGACGAGGGTCGCCGGCGACTTCCGCGACACCGGCGCCATCGCCGGCTGCGACCTCCTCGTGACCTACACCTGCGACGTGCGCCCCTCACCCGACGAGCAGGAGGCCCTGCGCGCCTGGGTCGCCGGCGGGGGCCGCTGGCTCGCCCTGCACGCCACCAACGCCGCCTTCGAGCCGCCCCCCTCGTTCCCCGGCACCTTCGCCACGCCCCGCGCCTTCCCGGTGTTCGCCGAGGTGCTGGGAAGCCAGTTCCTGTCGCACCCGGCCATCGCGCCCTACACGGTGACGGTGTCCGACCCCTCGCACCCCCTGGTGGCCGGGATCGAGCCGTTCGAGGCCACCGACGAGCTCTACCTGTGCGAGTACCACGGCGACCTCCACCCGCTGCTCGAGACCCGGTGGACCGGCACGACCGTCGGCTTCGAGGAGGCCGAGTGGACCGCCGACGAGCCCCGCCTGGTGATGTACGAGCGGCCGCTGGGCAAGGGAGCCGTGCTCTACCTCACGCTCGGGCACTGCCGGGGCCGCTACGACATGCAGGAGTTCGTGCCCGAGTGGCCCGTGGTCGAGCGGGGCTCGTGGGAGCTCCCGGTGTTCTACGAGCTGCTGCGCCGCGGCCTGCGCTGGGCCGCTCGCTCCCCCGAGCCGGCGCCGGCCGGAGGCTGA
- a CDS encoding cystathionine gamma-synthase, translated as MTGPGAGLGFSTRAIHAGQDPDPSTGAVVPPIVTSSTFAQRAVGEHAGYEYGRSGNPTRAALEACVASLEGGSHGFAFASGLAAEDAVLRTLSPGDHVVLSADAYGGTYRLVARVLAPAGLTFSTADLTDRASLEAAWRDETRLVWVETPTNPALGIVDVAAVSAFARERAARCVVDNTFATPYLQQPLALGADVVVHSSTKYLGGHSDVVGGFVALSDDALAERIGFLQNAVGAVPGPFDCYLVLRGVKTLAVRMDRHSESAGLIAEWLAAHLAVGSVAYPGLPSHPNHDVAQKQMRGFGGMVSFTVRAGEEAAVAVCGRTRLFTLAESLGAVESLIEHPYRMTHSSTADSPVAVDPSLVRLSVGLEDVDDLLADLHQALAFLT; from the coding sequence GTGACCGGACCGGGCGCCGGGCTCGGCTTCAGCACCCGGGCGATCCACGCCGGCCAGGACCCCGATCCGTCCACCGGCGCCGTGGTGCCACCGATCGTCACGTCGTCGACGTTCGCCCAGCGAGCCGTGGGGGAGCACGCGGGCTACGAGTACGGCCGCTCGGGGAACCCCACCCGGGCCGCGCTGGAGGCGTGCGTGGCCTCGCTGGAGGGTGGTTCCCACGGGTTCGCGTTCGCCTCCGGGCTGGCCGCCGAGGACGCCGTGCTGCGCACGTTGTCGCCCGGCGACCACGTGGTGCTCTCGGCCGACGCCTACGGAGGCACCTACCGGCTGGTGGCCCGGGTGCTGGCCCCGGCCGGGCTCACGTTCTCGACCGCCGACCTCACCGACCGGGCCTCGCTGGAGGCGGCGTGGCGCGACGAGACCCGCCTGGTGTGGGTGGAGACTCCCACCAACCCGGCGCTCGGCATCGTCGACGTCGCCGCCGTGTCGGCGTTCGCCCGCGAGCGCGCGGCTCGGTGCGTGGTCGACAACACCTTCGCCACGCCGTACCTGCAGCAGCCGTTGGCGCTGGGGGCCGACGTGGTGGTGCACTCGAGCACCAAGTACCTCGGCGGTCACTCCGACGTGGTTGGCGGCTTCGTGGCGCTGTCGGACGATGCGCTGGCCGAGCGGATCGGGTTCCTGCAGAACGCCGTCGGCGCCGTGCCCGGGCCCTTCGACTGCTACCTGGTGCTGCGGGGCGTGAAGACCCTGGCGGTGCGCATGGACCGCCACAGCGAGTCGGCGGGGCTGATCGCCGAGTGGCTGGCGGCCCACCTGGCGGTGGGGTCGGTGGCCTACCCGGGGTTGCCCTCGCATCCCAACCACGACGTGGCCCAGAAGCAGATGCGGGGGTTCGGGGGCATGGTGAGCTTCACGGTGCGGGCGGGGGAGGAGGCGGCCGTGGCGGTGTGCGGGCGTACCCGCCTGTTCACCCTGGCCGAGTCGCTGGGGGCGGTGGAGTCGCTGATCGAGCACCCCTACCGCATGACGCACTCGTCCACCGCGGACTCGCCGGTGGCCGTCGACCCGTCGCTGGTGCGGCTGTCGGTGGGCCTGGAGGACGTCGACGACCTGCTCGCCGACCTGCACCAGGCCCTCGCATTCCTGACCTGA
- a CDS encoding SDR family oxidoreductase, which produces MPDLTGLEVARPARLTDRSAHLARPAAVELAFRTSAWSLSALASILTSVGTGPDGGGIVGLDFDADDRAWPTHNWMGVCKAALRSTARYLARDLGPAGIRVTLVAAGPLHTRAASGIPGFHHLTEAWESAAPLRWDPDDPEPVADVVCFLLSDMARLVTGEIVHADGGFHAMAGRHHPADDDR; this is translated from the coding sequence ATTCCTGACCTGACCGGTCTCGAGGTCGCTCGGCCGGCGAGGCTCACCGACCGCTCCGCCCACCTCGCTCGGCCCGCCGCCGTCGAGCTCGCCTTCCGCACCAGCGCCTGGAGCCTCTCGGCGCTCGCCTCCATCCTCACGTCGGTGGGGACCGGCCCCGACGGCGGGGGGATCGTGGGCCTCGACTTCGACGCCGACGACCGGGCCTGGCCCACCCACAACTGGATGGGCGTGTGCAAGGCGGCGCTGCGCTCCACGGCTCGCTACCTCGCACGCGACCTCGGTCCGGCCGGCATCCGCGTGACTCTGGTGGCTGCCGGCCCGCTGCATACCCGGGCGGCGTCGGGCATCCCCGGTTTCCACCACCTCACCGAGGCGTGGGAGAGCGCGGCGCCGCTGCGCTGGGATCCCGACGACCCCGAGCCCGTGGCCGACGTGGTCTGCTTCCTGCTCTCGGACATGGCCCGGCTGGTGACGGGCGAGATCGTCCACGCCGACGGCGGCTTCCACGCCATGGCCGGCCGCCACCACCCCGCCGACGACGATCGCTGA
- a CDS encoding carboxylesterase/lipase family protein, translating to MDAPVVDTACGRLQGRRDGALVVFAGVPFAAPPVGERRFQPPQPPAPWAGTRPARAFGSAAPQNPSMIERFVGSRGGGTSEDCLSLNVWTPGCDDARRPVMVWIHGGAFLTGSGAAPWYDGASLAAAGDVVVITVNYRLGALGFLHLAELGGERFAGSANAGILDQVAALRWVHENVSAFGGDPGNVTVFGESAGAMSVGTLLGLPAAAGLFRRAVLQSGAAQNVLGPEAATRTARLVLAEAGVDPHRPAELLHLPVERLLAAQAAVVAHGGAATLPFQPVVDGATLPRPPADAVADGSVAGVSVLLGTTLDEMRLFTVLDATLADLDHDALVERCRPLFGDRAHDAVRTYVDNRPAAPPAQVWSAILTDQVFRQPAIRLAERQAAHQPDTWMYLFTWPSPAFGGALGACHAVEIPFVFDNLHQPGVELFTGDGEERAALATTTRDAWLAFARTGDPNHAGLPAWRRYDPAERSTMLLGLDPASADDPFGDERLLWAAAAGAAR from the coding sequence ATGGACGCACCGGTCGTCGACACCGCCTGCGGCCGCCTCCAGGGCCGACGCGACGGCGCGCTGGTGGTGTTCGCCGGCGTCCCCTTCGCGGCGCCGCCGGTGGGCGAGCGGCGGTTCCAGCCGCCCCAGCCGCCCGCACCGTGGGCGGGGACCCGTCCGGCCCGTGCGTTCGGGTCGGCCGCGCCCCAGAACCCGTCGATGATCGAGCGCTTCGTCGGCTCGCGGGGCGGCGGGACGAGCGAGGACTGCCTCAGCCTCAACGTGTGGACACCCGGCTGCGACGATGCCCGCCGCCCGGTGATGGTGTGGATCCACGGAGGTGCCTTCCTCACCGGGTCCGGGGCGGCACCGTGGTACGACGGCGCCTCGCTGGCCGCCGCCGGCGACGTGGTCGTGATCACGGTCAACTACCGGCTGGGCGCTCTGGGCTTCCTCCACCTGGCCGAGCTCGGGGGCGAGCGCTTCGCCGGCTCCGCCAACGCCGGCATCCTCGATCAGGTGGCCGCCCTGCGCTGGGTGCACGAGAACGTCAGCGCCTTCGGGGGCGACCCCGGCAACGTGACCGTGTTCGGCGAGTCCGCCGGGGCCATGAGCGTCGGCACCCTCCTCGGGCTGCCGGCCGCCGCAGGGCTGTTCCGGCGGGCCGTCCTGCAGAGCGGCGCCGCCCAGAACGTCCTCGGCCCCGAGGCGGCCACCCGCACCGCCCGCCTCGTGCTCGCCGAGGCCGGCGTCGACCCGCACCGACCGGCCGAGCTGCTGCACCTCCCCGTCGAGCGGCTCCTGGCCGCGCAGGCCGCCGTCGTCGCCCACGGGGGTGCCGCGACCCTCCCGTTCCAGCCGGTGGTCGACGGAGCGACGCTCCCCCGGCCGCCCGCCGACGCGGTGGCAGACGGGTCGGTCGCCGGGGTGTCGGTGCTGCTCGGCACCACGCTCGACGAGATGCGCCTGTTCACGGTGCTCGACGCGACCCTTGCCGACCTCGACCACGACGCGCTGGTCGAGCGCTGCCGCCCGTTGTTCGGCGACCGGGCCCACGACGCGGTCCGCACCTACGTCGACAACCGGCCGGCCGCTCCCCCGGCCCAGGTCTGGTCGGCGATCCTCACCGACCAGGTCTTCCGGCAGCCCGCGATCCGCCTGGCCGAGCGCCAGGCGGCCCACCAGCCGGACACGTGGATGTACCTGTTCACCTGGCCCTCGCCGGCGTTCGGCGGGGCGCTCGGGGCGTGCCACGCGGTGGAGATCCCCTTCGTGTTCGACAACCTGCACCAGCCCGGCGTCGAGCTGTTCACCGGCGACGGCGAGGAGCGGGCTGCGCTGGCGACCACGACGCGGGACGCCTGGCTCGCCTTCGCCCGCACCGGCGACCCGAACCACGCCGGGCTGCCGGCCTGGCGACGGTACGACCCGGCCGAGCGGTCCACCATGCTGCTCGGCCTCGACCCGGCGAGCGCCGACGACCCCTTCGGCGACGAGCGGCTGCTCTGGGCGGCAGCCGCTGGGGCGGCCCGCTGA
- a CDS encoding zinc-binding dehydrogenase encodes MLAGLVTGARSVELVEVAEPSAVPGIAVVDVARCGICGTDVHAFVSGEPYNPAICGHEWTGRVRAVGHGVRGVSEGDRVVGAVPAGCGHCPACRAGHADWCQGVFASMVGLDALAPPHGGFARAVAVDAARLVPVPDRLTDEQAALVEPTTVAVHAVDRTGIRLGDVVAVVGAGPIGLLALQCARAAGAGRLVAVEPDEGRRQLARRLGADEAVPPEQAGVRVLEATDGLGADVALECAGIGPTVQSSVDLVRRGGTVGLVGVATGPATIVPAAWVVKEVRVVASLGYRRDEFTTAMDLIADGRVQVDPLHTATVGLDGLAAAFAAAADDPTAAVKVLVDPSR; translated from the coding sequence GTGCTCGCCGGCCTCGTCACCGGGGCCCGCTCCGTCGAGCTGGTGGAGGTGGCCGAGCCGTCGGCGGTGCCCGGCATCGCCGTGGTCGACGTGGCCCGCTGCGGCATCTGCGGCACCGACGTGCACGCGTTCGTGTCGGGCGAGCCCTACAACCCTGCGATCTGCGGCCACGAGTGGACCGGGCGGGTGCGGGCCGTCGGCCATGGCGTTCGGGGGGTGTCCGAGGGGGACCGGGTCGTGGGGGCGGTGCCGGCCGGGTGCGGGCACTGCCCCGCCTGCCGGGCAGGCCACGCCGACTGGTGCCAGGGCGTGTTCGCCAGCATGGTGGGCCTCGACGCCCTGGCCCCCCCGCACGGAGGCTTCGCCCGCGCCGTCGCGGTCGACGCGGCCCGGCTCGTCCCGGTGCCCGACCGGCTCACCGACGAGCAGGCGGCGCTGGTCGAGCCGACCACCGTGGCCGTGCACGCCGTCGACCGCACCGGCATCCGCCTCGGCGACGTGGTGGCCGTGGTCGGCGCCGGCCCGATCGGGCTGCTCGCCCTGCAGTGCGCGCGCGCTGCCGGAGCGGGGAGGCTCGTCGCGGTCGAGCCCGACGAGGGGCGGCGGCAGCTGGCGCGGCGGCTGGGTGCCGACGAGGCCGTCCCGCCCGAGCAGGCCGGCGTCCGGGTCCTGGAGGCAACCGACGGTCTCGGCGCCGACGTCGCCCTGGAGTGCGCCGGCATCGGGCCCACGGTGCAGTCCTCGGTCGACCTCGTCCGCCGGGGGGGCACCGTGGGGCTGGTCGGGGTGGCGACGGGGCCGGCGACGATCGTGCCCGCGGCGTGGGTGGTGAAGGAGGTGCGGGTGGTGGCCAGCCTGGGCTACCGCCGCGACGAGTTCACCACCGCGATGGATCTCATCGCCGACGGGCGCGTGCAGGTCGACCCCCTGCACACCGCCACCGTCGGCCTCGACGGGCTCGCGGCCGCCTTCGCGGCCGCGGCCGACGACCCGACCGCAGCCGTGAAGGTCCTCGTCGACCCCTCCCGCTGA
- a CDS encoding acyltransferase, whose protein sequence is MGPRSRRARRFGAFGDGSAIVFPWDALFGERWMRIGAGTIVGPHSALSVGMAPGQQMVTDPVLVIGDRCVIGRGSSIVAHLEVVIGDDVWTGPHIYVTDQNHDYRDVDLPIGVQHAGEEPVHIGSGSWLGTGAVILPGSRIGDHVVVGAGSVVTGDLPDRSVVVGVPARVVRRWDPVAGWIQPAGSAG, encoded by the coding sequence ATGGGCCCGCGCAGTCGCCGAGCCCGCCGGTTCGGCGCCTTCGGCGACGGCAGCGCCATCGTGTTCCCGTGGGACGCGCTCTTCGGCGAGCGCTGGATGCGCATCGGCGCGGGCACGATCGTCGGGCCGCACTCGGCGCTGTCGGTGGGGATGGCGCCCGGCCAGCAGATGGTCACCGACCCCGTCCTGGTCATCGGCGACCGCTGCGTGATCGGCCGCGGCAGCAGCATCGTGGCCCACCTCGAGGTGGTCATCGGCGACGACGTCTGGACCGGACCGCACATCTACGTGACCGACCAGAACCACGACTACCGGGACGTCGACCTCCCGATCGGGGTCCAGCACGCCGGCGAGGAGCCCGTGCACATCGGGTCGGGCAGCTGGCTGGGCACGGGGGCCGTGATCCTGCCGGGCTCCCGGATCGGCGACCACGTGGTGGTGGGCGCCGGGTCGGTCGTGACCGGTGATCTGCCCGACCGGAGCGTGGTCGTCGGCGTGCCGGCCCGGGTGGTGCGCCGGTGGGATCCCGTGGCGGGCTGGATCCAGCCCGCCGGGTCCGCCGGGTAG
- a CDS encoding cytochrome P450, whose product MDDGCDYDPFSAEVRADPAPYLRHLRERCPLHRTEFGERGFYTVSRHADVTEVLRQAELWSTRWGPGPEHQARRGDGMLLNADPPLHATQRRIVNVAFTPRMVAEREPRITAIAAELIDGFAHLGRADLVEAFAYPLPVIVIAEVLGVRPEHRATFKRWSDDIVAGLGAQPGKAEGAVRAFAEFGEYFAARIADRQEAVARGDALPDDLVSGLVTASYEGRTFTLTEMLGVLVQLLVAGNETTTSLITNLVFRLLEHPDQLARLREHPELAEQAVEESLRYDAPVQGLFRTNTAPTTLCGVDLQPDTKVRVMFSSANRDATVWERPDAFDIGRDLTTLKRHYGFGFGVHYCLGAPLARLEGRIAVRLLLDRLPGLRLDGEPVLVEPFLFRGFTHFPVAWET is encoded by the coding sequence ATGGACGACGGCTGCGACTACGACCCGTTCTCCGCCGAGGTGCGGGCCGACCCGGCTCCGTACCTGCGCCACCTGCGGGAGCGCTGCCCGTTGCACCGCACCGAGTTCGGGGAGCGTGGCTTCTACACGGTGAGCCGCCACGCCGACGTCACCGAGGTGCTGCGGCAGGCCGAGCTGTGGTCCACCCGGTGGGGCCCGGGGCCCGAGCACCAGGCCCGCCGGGGCGACGGCATGCTCCTCAACGCCGACCCACCGCTCCACGCCACCCAGCGACGCATCGTCAACGTCGCCTTCACCCCACGGATGGTGGCCGAGCGCGAGCCGAGGATCACCGCCATCGCCGCCGAGCTGATCGACGGCTTCGCCCACCTCGGCCGGGCCGACCTGGTGGAGGCGTTCGCGTACCCGCTCCCCGTCATCGTCATCGCCGAGGTGCTGGGGGTGCGGCCCGAGCACCGGGCCACGTTCAAGCGCTGGTCCGACGACATCGTGGCCGGCCTCGGCGCGCAGCCGGGCAAGGCCGAGGGCGCGGTGCGCGCCTTCGCCGAGTTCGGCGAGTACTTCGCTGCCCGCATCGCGGACCGCCAGGAGGCGGTGGCCCGGGGCGACGCCCTCCCGGACGACCTGGTGTCGGGCCTGGTGACCGCCTCGTACGAGGGCCGCACGTTCACCCTCACCGAGATGCTCGGCGTGCTGGTGCAGCTGCTCGTCGCCGGCAACGAGACGACCACCTCGCTCATCACCAACCTGGTGTTCCGGCTGCTCGAGCACCCCGACCAGCTGGCCCGTCTCCGCGAGCACCCCGAGCTGGCCGAGCAGGCGGTGGAGGAGAGCCTGCGCTACGACGCGCCGGTGCAGGGCCTGTTCCGAACCAACACCGCACCCACCACGCTGTGCGGTGTCGACCTGCAGCCCGACACCAAGGTGCGGGTGATGTTCTCGTCGGCAAACCGCGACGCCACCGTGTGGGAGCGGCCCGACGCGTTCGACATCGGGCGCGACCTGACCACCCTGAAGCGCCACTACGGCTTCGGCTTCGGCGTGCACTACTGCCTGGGCGCGCCCCTCGCCCGCCTCGAGGGCCGCATCGCCGTCCGCCTCCTCCTCGACCGCCTGCCCGGGCTGCGCCTCGACGGCGAGCCCGTCCTGGTGGAGCCGTTCCTGTTCCGCGGCTTCACCCACTTCCCGGTCGCCTGGGAGACCTGA
- a CDS encoding ABC transporter ATP-binding protein: MTGVLSADEVAEDAVGIAEDRHAREGLRALDVLRRGWRASPELRHGLGGTVALALVGGAGRVVTPVLLQQMIDRGIAADEVRAGVIALLGGLGALVVLIAAAANRATQRRLASTGEAALWGLRTRAQRHLLRLGLAHHSEERRGVMVSRITSDVESVSQFLAWGGVAWLVNAAVMLAVLVAMLVYDVRLAAVAVLAVLPLGIVLRVLQRRLVAGYDQLRDRIADVLAAVSEVIGGAAVVRAYGLRQRTTDDVVGALRAERAAQIHVSRIAAVLFPSGELFAALAVAAVVVTGVALGPGGGLTPGSLIAFVFLVQLFLEPVAELTDLLDHTQTAVAGWRKVLDVLDTPVDVVEPDPGVVLPPGPPALVFEVVTYTYPPRSGARGSPAPALRGLDLVVPAGTRLAVVGATGSGKSTLARLLTRLVDPDEGRVLVAGVDLRDVATDSLRSSLVIVPQEPFLFATTVGDNVRYGRPGADDDDVRLAFVELGLEEWLAGLPGGLGAEVGERGDRLSAGERQLVALARAYVADPPCLVLDEATSAVDPATEVRIQRALESLARGRTSVVIAHRLATAERADLVAVLDEGRLVGLGSHQELVAAGGVYAELVAGWRHGTTMPASSPPGI, encoded by the coding sequence ATGACCGGGGTGCTGTCGGCCGACGAGGTGGCGGAGGACGCGGTCGGCATCGCCGAGGATCGCCATGCCCGTGAGGGGTTGCGGGCCCTCGACGTGCTCCGCCGGGGTTGGCGCGCCAGCCCCGAGCTGCGCCACGGTCTGGGCGGCACCGTGGCCCTGGCCCTGGTCGGAGGGGCCGGCCGGGTCGTGACGCCGGTGCTCCTGCAGCAGATGATCGACCGGGGCATCGCCGCCGACGAGGTTCGAGCCGGGGTGATCGCGCTGCTCGGAGGGCTGGGCGCGCTCGTGGTCCTGATCGCCGCGGCCGCCAACCGGGCGACCCAGCGCCGGCTCGCGTCCACGGGCGAGGCCGCCCTGTGGGGGCTCCGCACCCGTGCGCAGCGGCATCTGCTCAGGCTGGGGCTCGCCCATCACAGCGAGGAGCGCCGCGGCGTGATGGTGAGCCGGATCACGAGCGACGTGGAGTCGGTGAGCCAGTTCCTGGCGTGGGGCGGCGTGGCCTGGCTCGTGAACGCAGCGGTGATGCTCGCAGTGCTGGTCGCCATGCTCGTCTACGACGTCCGACTGGCCGCGGTCGCGGTGCTGGCGGTGCTCCCCCTGGGCATCGTGCTGCGGGTCCTGCAACGCCGGCTGGTGGCCGGCTACGACCAGCTCCGCGACCGGATCGCCGACGTGCTCGCCGCGGTGTCGGAGGTGATCGGCGGAGCCGCCGTGGTGCGTGCCTACGGCCTGCGCCAGCGCACCACCGACGACGTCGTCGGCGCGCTGCGGGCCGAGCGGGCGGCCCAGATCCACGTGTCGCGCATCGCGGCGGTGCTGTTCCCCTCGGGCGAGCTGTTCGCGGCCCTGGCGGTGGCCGCCGTGGTCGTGACGGGCGTTGCCCTGGGCCCGGGTGGCGGGCTGACCCCCGGGAGCCTGATCGCGTTCGTGTTCCTCGTGCAGCTGTTCCTCGAGCCGGTCGCGGAGCTCACCGACCTGCTCGACCACACGCAGACCGCCGTGGCCGGCTGGCGGAAGGTGCTCGACGTGCTCGACACTCCCGTCGACGTGGTCGAGCCCGACCCGGGCGTCGTGCTGCCGCCGGGGCCGCCGGCACTCGTCTTCGAGGTCGTCACCTACACCTACCCGCCCCGCAGCGGCGCACGGGGCTCGCCCGCCCCGGCCCTGCGGGGGCTCGACCTGGTCGTGCCGGCCGGCACCCGCCTGGCCGTTGTGGGGGCCACCGGGTCCGGCAAGAGCACGCTGGCCCGGCTGCTGACCCGGCTCGTCGACCCCGACGAGGGCCGGGTGCTGGTGGCCGGTGTGGATCTGCGGGACGTGGCGACCGACTCCCTGCGGTCGTCGCTCGTCATCGTCCCCCAGGAGCCGTTCCTGTTCGCCACCACGGTGGGCGACAACGTGCGCTACGGGCGCCCCGGGGCCGACGACGACGACGTCCGCCTGGCCTTCGTGGAGCTCGGCCTCGAGGAGTGGCTCGCCGGCCTGCCCGGCGGGCTCGGCGCCGAGGTGGGCGAGCGGGGTGATCGGCTGTCGGCCGGCGAGCGCCAGCTGGTAGCCCTGGCCCGGGCCTACGTCGCCGACCCGCCGTGCCTGGTGCTCGACGAGGCCACCTCCGCAGTCGACCCCGCCACCGAGGTGCGGATCCAGCGGGCGCTGGAGAGCCTGGCGCGGGGGAGGACGTCGGTGGTGATCGCCCACCGGCTGGCGACGGCCGAGCGGGCCGACCTGGTCGCCGTGCTCGACGAGGGGCGACTCGTGGGGCTGGGCTCGCACCAGGAGCTGGTCGCTGCCGGCGGCGTGTACGCGGAGCTGGTGGCGGGGTGGAGGCATGGCACGACGATGCCGGCCTCATCGCCGCCCGGGATCTAG
- a CDS encoding ABC transporter ATP-binding protein: MDPTPGAAMLRRGLGIVRREVALHPVPFLVAVFGAAVYAVASVATSAVLARIVDQVITPRFDGGAFSARSAALAAAAIVGVGVARAAGVVLRRTAASIAQASVRTTLAGEVVDRMQAQPLAWLRERPSGELLAHAHADPEAATEVLGPLPFATGVVVLVVVAATWLFASDWVLGLVALVVFPTLVAVNVVYQRRVATPAERAQDLVGSVTAAAHESLEGALVIKVLGAEEREAERFADRAGHLRDAKVHVAHLRAGFEATLDAVPALATVLVVVVGAWRIQEGAVTVGTLVGAVSLFTLMIWPLRLIGFVLGDLPRSVAGWNRIEAILALPARPEAGAPEAAGAGAGAGAPARVEAQGVTVAHGGARPVLADVSFTVRPGATVALVGPTGAGKTTLLLVLAGLLAPDEGRVVLDDAPADGLDPVHRAGRVAIAFQDPFLFGGTVAQNVDVAGTLAPAGIVETLRRADADRFVADLPHGAATRLGERGATLSGGQRQRIALARALARTPGLLLLDDATSSVDPVTEGRILSRLTRPGGPTVVLVASRAAAIALADEVLFLRKGRLVARGPHQQLLEEVPAYRHLVEAYQRDRHR, encoded by the coding sequence GTGGATCCCACCCCCGGCGCCGCGATGCTCCGGCGGGGCCTGGGCATCGTCCGGCGCGAGGTCGCGCTGCACCCGGTGCCGTTCCTGGTCGCGGTGTTCGGCGCCGCCGTGTACGCGGTGGCGTCGGTCGCCACCTCCGCGGTGCTGGCGCGGATCGTCGACCAGGTGATCACCCCCCGCTTCGACGGCGGGGCGTTCTCGGCGCGATCGGCGGCCCTGGCGGCGGCCGCCATCGTCGGCGTGGGCGTCGCGCGGGCGGCAGGGGTGGTGCTGCGACGCACGGCTGCGTCGATCGCCCAGGCGAGCGTCCGCACGACGCTGGCCGGCGAGGTCGTCGACCGCATGCAGGCCCAGCCCCTCGCGTGGCTGCGGGAGCGCCCGTCCGGGGAGCTGCTCGCCCATGCCCACGCCGATCCCGAGGCGGCCACGGAGGTGCTCGGCCCGCTGCCGTTCGCGACCGGCGTCGTCGTGCTGGTGGTCGTGGCCGCGACCTGGCTGTTCGCCAGCGACTGGGTGCTGGGGCTGGTCGCCCTCGTGGTGTTCCCCACGCTGGTGGCGGTGAACGTGGTGTACCAGCGTCGCGTCGCGACGCCGGCCGAGCGGGCCCAGGACCTGGTGGGCAGCGTGACCGCGGCCGCCCACGAGAGCCTCGAGGGGGCGCTGGTGATCAAGGTGCTCGGCGCCGAGGAGCGCGAGGCCGAGCGCTTCGCCGACCGGGCGGGCCACCTGCGCGACGCCAAGGTCCACGTGGCGCACCTGCGGGCCGGGTTCGAGGCCACGCTCGACGCGGTGCCGGCGCTGGCCACCGTGCTGGTCGTGGTGGTGGGCGCGTGGCGCATCCAGGAGGGCGCCGTCACCGTCGGCACCCTGGTGGGGGCGGTGAGCCTGTTCACGCTCATGATCTGGCCGCTGCGGCTCATCGGGTTCGTGCTCGGCGACCTCCCCCGGTCGGTGGCCGGGTGGAACCGCATCGAGGCGATCCTCGCCCTGCCCGCCCGACCGGAGGCCGGGGCGCCGGAGGCGGCCGGTGCCGGTGCCGGTGCCGGTGCCCCGGCGCGGGTCGAGGCGCAGGGGGTCACGGTCGCCCACGGCGGCGCCCGCCCGGTGCTCGCCGACGTCTCGTTCACGGTCCGACCCGGTGCCACCGTTGCGCTGGTCGGGCCCACGGGAGCGGGCAAGACCACGCTGCTGCTCGTCCTGGCCGGGCTCCTGGCGCCCGACGAGGGGCGGGTCGTGCTCGACGACGCACCAGCGGACGGGCTCGACCCGGTGCACCGCGCGGGCCGGGTCGCCATCGCCTTCCAGGACCCGTTCCTCTTCGGTGGCACGGTGGCGCAGAACGTCGACGTGGCCGGCACGCTCGCTCCCGCCGGCATCGTGGAGACGTTGCGGCGCGCCGACGCAGACCGGTTCGTCGCCGACCTGCCCCACGGGGCCGCGACCCGGCTGGGCGAGCGGGGCGCCACCTTGTCGGGCGGTCAGCGCCAGCGGATCGCACTGGCCCGCGCCCTCGCCCGCACGCCCGGGCTCCTGCTGCTCGACGACGCCACCTCCAGCGTCGACCCGGTGACCGAGGGCAGGATCCTGTCCCGGCTCACCCGGCCCGGTGGCCCCACCGTGGTGCTGGTGGCCTCGCGCGCGGCGGCGATCGCCCTGGCCGACGAGGTCCTGTTCCTCCGCAAGGGCAGGCTCGTGGCACGGGGTCCCCACCAGCAGCTGCTCGAGGAGGTGCCGGCCTACCGCCACCTGGTCGAGGCCTACCAGCGGGACCGTCACCGATGA